The following is a genomic window from Corynebacterium incognita.
AGACGAAGCCCTGCATGATGAGCGTCATGGCCAGGCCGACGGCCAGGATGGGCTGCACCAGCGTGACCACCGGGAGGAAGCACAAGCCCGTGATCGCGCCCAGGCGCACCGAACCGACACCGGCGAAGACCGACTTCATGGCTTTCTTGCCCTGCTTGTAGCGCTCCACGATGATGACCTGCATAGCGGCCCACAGCGGGCCACACATGGCCACGTCGGGCCCCACGATGGACATGAACGCGTTGCGGCCACCGAACAGGAGGTGTGCACGGTTCTCGTCGTACACGACGCCCTCGTCCGTACGGATGTGGTCGGCTTCCTTGAGGATCGCCTTGGCCTGCAGCACGTCGCCGAAAACCACGATGTAGGCAGCCAGCATCGTCGGGATGGCGGTGAAGAACATATGCGCCGGTGGTAGGCCCACACCGAAGACGGTGTAGCCTTCCCACACGCCCATGAAGTCAGGTTGGGAGAATCCCCATTCCACGTTCGGCCATGCGGCCTCGCCCACTAGGGGAGCCAGAACGATGGCCAAGATAATGGACGGCAGGATTCCCAGGTTGCCAATGTAGCGCCACATCGGCGACTTCTGCTTCAAGCGCATAAAGCCGGCGGAGTACATGAGCAAGAAGCCCAGCAGAGTGGCCACGGTGATGGTGATGGGCATTTCGTGGAAGCGCCCGCCTTCTTCGAAGACAGTGACAATTGCGGCGATACCTGCACCGATGACGATGCCGGAACGTAGGGCGGAGGGGATGAATCGGGCGACTTTCTTGGCCAGGCCCGTGGCACCCATGAATATGGAGAATATGCCGAGTACGAACTGGAAGCTGATGAGCGCCCAGACTCTTTCTTCCTCGGGGAAGCTGCCCACGTACACGATGAGCAAGGGGACAGCGGGGGTGATCCAGCCGGGGACCACCGGATCACCCAGCATGTGGTGGGTGAGGTACAGCAGGCCGTTGAGCATCACGACGGCCAGGGCTACTTCGAACGGCATGCCCAACGCATCCACCATCAAGGGGATGGCGCCCAGGTCCACCACGCACACCAGCAGGCCCTGAATGTAGTCGGGCCATTCGATTTTGTAGTGCACGAAGGGCAGCCGGATGTTGAAAGGGCCAGCCTTCCAGTGCGGGGACGGCGGGCCGTGGGCCGCCTCGTCAGCTTTCAGTTCCATGAGAGAGTGTTCTCCTTTGAACGTGTTGTTGAAGTGTTCTTTTACATTGCTTTCCACATCGCTTATGCAGATGTCGGTCGATGAATTTCGGTCGGCACAAAAAGCCGACGCTCTATTGTGCCGTTAATCACTAATGCAGAAAAATTGAACAGAAAAGTCCCTGGAAAAGCACAAAGACCCCGCGCTATCGCGGGGTCTTTGTGAGGTGTGCTTAGCCGTTAATGGCGTGCGGGTACGCCAGGCCCTTTAGCCCCTCGGTGCCGAACTCCACGCCGTAGCCGGAGTCCTTGATGCCACCGAACGGGACGCGGGGATCCACGGCGCCGTGAGCATTAATCCAGGTCGTGCCAGCGCGCAGGCGAGCTGCTACCTCGCGGGCGCGGTCCTTGTCCGCGGACCACACCGACGAACCAAGGCCTACCTCGAGGGCGTTGGCCATCTCGATAGCCTCGTCCAGGTTCTCGTACTTGATGATCGGCAGGGCAGGGCCGAACTGCTCCTCGGCAACGAGTGGGTTGTCGTTGTCGATGTTGGCCACGAGCGTAGCGGGGTAGAAGTAGCCCGGCGCGTCGTAGTCCGGCTCACCGCCCAGCAGCACGGTAGCGCCGGCATCCTTCGCTGCCTTGACCAGGCGATCCACGATGTCGAACTGCGCCTTGTTCTGCAGCGGTCCGAGCACGTTGTTCTCGTCCAGGCCCACGCCCATCGGAGACGCCTGAGCGACCTCGACCAGCGCCTCGCACACCTCGTCGTAGATGCTGGCCGGGACGTACATGCGCTTCATTGCCGCGCAGGTCTGCCCGGTGTTAATGAACGCGCCCCAGAACAAGTCCTGGGCGATGGCCTTCGGGTCGACGTCGTCCAGCACGATGCCCGCATCGTTGCCACCCAGCTCCAGGGTCAGGCGCTTCAGCGTCGCCGCAGAGGACTCCACGATCTTCTTACCCGTAGCGATGGAACCGGTGAACATCACCTTGTCCACGTCCTCATGTCCAGACAGAGCCGCGCCCACCGCGCCGTCACCCGGGATGACCTGCAGGACGCCCTCGGGCAGGACGTCGTTGAGCACCTTGATGAGTGCCAGTACGGACAGCGGAGTGTACTCAGAAGGCTTCACGACGACCGTGTTACCCATGCGCAGTGCCGGCGCAATCTGCCACACGGTGATCATCATCGGCCAGTTCCACGGGCCGATGGCGCCCACGACGCCCAGCGGGCGGTAGACGACCTTCGCGTTGATGTCCTCGCCGGTGACCTCGTAGTCCGGGGATTCGAAGGTAACGGTAGCGCGCAGCCACGCGGCGCAGGCGCCCACCTCGAAGCGGGCGTTCGGGCCGTTGAGCGGCTTGCCCTGCTCGGAGGACAGCAGTACCGCGAGCGCCTCTGCGGAGGCTTCCACGGCGTCAGCGGCCTTGAGCAGTAGGTCATTGCGCTCGGCCTCGCCGCGCGCCTCCCACTCCGGCTGCTTCTCGCGCGCCACGCGCACAGCCTCATTGAGGTCCTCAACGGACTTGAGGGGCGCGAAGCCCACCTGCTCACCAGTGGCCGGGTTCAGAATTTCCTGGCCCTCACCAGTAGTGATGGCGGACAGCAGTTCTTCCATGTTTGCGTAAGACACGCGGACTCCTTTTATCTAGAGTGGTTCAGATAACACAATAGTGACTTAGTGAGCCACTATACATCATAGTGCGTGGCACACGCCACAGCTGTCTCTAGTTTTCTGCGTAAGGATCCCGCACGCCGATGTACTGGACGGTGGTGTACTCGTCCAGGCCTTCGGCGCCGCCTTCGCGGCCGAGGCCGGACTGCTTGACGCCGCCGAAGGGGGCGGCGGCGTTGGAGATGACGCCGGCGTTGAAGCCCATGAGACCGAACTCCAGGCCGTCGGCCAGGCGGTAGAGACGATCGGAGTTCTCCGTGAACACGTAGGAGGCCAGACCGTACTCGGTGTCGTTAGCGATCTCCAGTGCTTCTTCCTCCGTGGAGAAGGTGAGGATGGGGGCCACGGGGCCGAAGATCTCCTCTTGAGCCACGCGGGCGTCGCGAGGCACACCGGTCAGCACGGTGGGCTGGTAGAAGTAGCCCGCACCGTCACCCTTGGCGCCGCCAATGATGGCGGTAGCGCCCTTGGACACGGCGTCGTCGACAAGCGCGGCCACATTGTCCTGTGCGGACTTTTCGACCAGCGGGCCGCAGGTCACGGTCTCATCCATGCCGTTGCCCAGCTTGAGTTCGCCGATCTTCTGCGCGAATTTCTGCGCGAACTCCTCGGCCACGGACTCGTGGACGATAAAGCGGTTCGCGGCCGTGCAGGCCTCGCCGATGTTGCGCATCTTCGCGCCCATCGCGCCAGTGACGGCCTGGTCCAGGTCGGCGTCCTCAAACACGATGAACGGCGCGTTGCCGCCCAGTTCCATGGAGGTGCGCAGAACGTTCTCCGCAGCCGCCTTGAGGAGGGTCTTGCCCACCGGGGTGGAACCGGTAAAGGACACCTTGCGCAGGCGAGAGTCCGCCATGAGTGGCGAGGAGATGGCCGAGGCCGAGGTACCGGATACCACGTTGAGCACGCCCTTGGGCAGCCCGGCGTCCAGCATGGTCTGCGCAAAGTACTGGGCCGTCAGGGGAGTCAGCTTCGCGGGCTTGAGCACCATCGTGCAGCCCGCCGCGACGGCCGGGGCGACCTTGCGGGTGGCCATGGCCAGCGGGAAGTTCCACGGGGTGATGAGCAAGCAGGGGCCCACCGGCTTGCGGCGGGTGACCATGCGCAGCGTGCCCTCCGGGACGGTGGCGGAGCGGCCGTAGTCGCGCACGGCTTCCTCGCTGAACCAACGCAGGTACTCCGCGCCGTAGGTGACCTCGCCGCGGGCCTCAGCCAGGGGCTTGCCCATCTCCAGGGTCATGAGCGTGGCAAAGTCCTCAGCGCGCTCGTGCACCAGCTCGAAGGCGCGGCGCAGGATGTTGGAGCGCTCGCGTGGCGACGTCCGCGCCCACTCGTCTTGGACCGCGCAAGCGGCGTCGAGAGCGGCCAGCGCCTCCTTCTCCCCGCCGGAGGAGAGAGTGGCAAGGGTTTCCCCGGTCGCCGGGTTCTCCACGTCGAAGGTCTCGTCCGTGTCTACCCAGTCGTTGCCGATGAGCAGGCCGGTAGGCACCTTCGCTAGGACGTCAGTGATATTCGCGGTCATCGCGTGTGCTCCTTAAATGAAGTGCTTTAGTTGAGGAATGTATCCGCCAGACTACGCGCCCCGGAGGCGAGAAGCTGCACGTCGGCGCCCACCAGGACAAACTCTGCGCCCTGGTCCAGGTAGGCGCGCGCCTGGTCCTGGTTGAACGCGTTGACACCCACGGGTACGCCGGCGTCGATGGCGGCGCGCATGGCCTTGTCGACGGCCGCGAGGACGTCCGGGTGGGTCTGCTGCCCGATGAACCCCATCGACGCTGCCAGGTCCGACGGACCGATGAACACCGCGTCCACGCCGTCGACGGATACGATGTCACGGGCGTTCTCCACTGCCTGCGCCGATTCGATTTGAACGATGAGATTGACGGTCTCTGCGGCAGTGGTGAGGTAGTCGGGCACCCCGTTCCAGCGCGAGGAGCGCGCCAGGGCGCTGCCGACGCCGCGCACGCCGCGCGGGGGATAGTGCATGGCGCGCACGGCTTGCTCGGCTTCCTCGGCGGAGTCGACCATGGGGATCATCAAGTTTTGAGCGCCCAGGTCGAGGTACTGCTTGATGAGCACCGTGTCGTTGACCGGGAGCCGAACTACACGGGTGGCGTCGTAGGCGTCCGTGGCACGAAGTAGTGCGGTCACGGTCTCCAGACTGTAGGGGGAGTGCTCGGCGTCGATAAGCACCCAGTGGAAGCCTGCCGACGCCGCGATCTCCGCGGCCACCGGGGATCCGGAGCTCACCCACATGCCGATGGCCGGGTTGTCGGCGCGCAGGCGTTCGGTAAAGGTCTGGGGAAGGCTTAGCGGAAACGGCATGTGATGGCTCCTAGGTCGCCGTAATCGGCGTGGACGGTGTCGCCGGGGTGGACCCACATCGGCTTGGTGAACGAACCAGCGAGGATGATGTCGCCGGGGGAGAGGGCGTCGCCGTGAGCGTGCAGCTTGTTGGCCAACCAGGCCACGCCCATAGCGGGATGGTTGAGAACGGCCGCGGCTACGCCGGTGTCCTCGATGGTCTCGTTGCGGTAGAGCAAAGCAGACACCCAGCGCAGGTCCACCGCGTCGGGCTTGACGGGGTTGCCACCGTAGATCATGGCGCCCAGCGCGGCGTTGTCAGCGATGGTGTCCACGATGGTGCGGCCTTCCATCTCCACCCGGGAGGAGAGGATCTCCAGCGCCGGGACCACGTAGTCGGTGGCGTTAAGCACGTCAAAGATGGAAACGTTGGGACCCGCGAGCTCATCCTTCAGCACGAAGGCAAGCTCAACTTCAATGCGGACGTTGGAGAATAGCGAACTGTCGATGACGGAACCGTTCTCGTAGACCTGGTCCGCGAAGATGGCGCCGTAATCCGGCTCGGTGATTCCGGTAGCCTCCTGCATCACCTTGGAGGTCAGGCCGATCTTGCGGCCGACGAGGCGTCGGCCAGCCTCGACTCCACGCTTGACCCATTCGGCCTGCACGGCGTAAGAATCCTCGACGGTCATGTCCGGGAACCGCGCTGTGAGGCGCGGGATCATGGTCCGCTCCTCCTCGGCGCGCGCGAGTTCGTCAGCGATAGCGGTGCGTTGCTCGTTGTCCAACACGGGGTGCTCCTAGTTCTTTCGATGTTTCACGTGAAACATGGGGTTTAGAGCTGGTGTCCCAGCTTGTATTCGCCCTTCTTCCAGTCTGGCATCTCCTCGCCCTCCACGGTGTAGGAGAAGCCGTCTGCGCCGATGGTCTGCTCCATCTCGGAGGCGTCAGTGCGGCTGACCAGTGGTACCAGGTTGCCGTCCAGGTCGAGCACGCGGGAGCCATCGGTGTACCAGCTCGGCACGACCGGGGTGCCCCACCAGTCGCGTCGCTGGTTGTCGTGCACGTCCCAGGTGACGGTCGGGTTGTCCGGGTCGCCGGTGTAGTAGTCCTGGGTGTAGATCTCCACGCGGTGGCCGTCCGGGTCCCGCAGGTACAGGTAGTAGGCGTTGGACACGCCGTGGCGGCCTGGGCCACGCTCGATGGCGTCGGACTGGCGCAGCGCACCAAGCTTGTCACAGATGGCGATGATGTTGTGCTTCTCGTGCGTAGCGAAGGCGATGTGGTGCATACGCGGGCCGTCACCGCCAGTCATCGCGGTGTCGTGCACGGTGGGCTTTCGACGCATCCAGGCCGCGTACACGGTGCCTTCCTCGTCGCGGATGTCCTCGGTGACGCGGAAGCCCAGGTCCTCCATGTAGCCGACGGCCGTCGGCACGTCCGGGGTGATCTGGTTGAAGTGATCCAAGCGGACCAGGGCGCCCGGGATGTGCGCGTCGTACGACCACGCCAAGCGGGGTTGGTGCTCCACCTCGTAGAAGAATTCGTACGGAAAGCCCAGCGGGTCCATGACGCGCACGGAGTCGCCAATGCCCTTCACGAAGCCCTCCTTATTGCGGCGCACCTCGCAGCCACGGGCCTTGTAGAACTCCTCGGCCACGTCCAGGTCCTCAGGGGATCGCACGCGGAAAGCGAACGCCGCCACCGCCGGGGTCTCGCCCTTGCGCAGCACCAGGTTGTGGTGGATGAACTCTTCGTAGGTGCGCAGGTAAATCGCTTCATCGTCCTCGGCGGTCACCACGAGGCCGAGGGTGTCCACGTAGAACTCGCGGGACGTGGCCAGATCGGTCACGATGATCTCCATGTACGCGCAGCGCAGGATGTCAGGGGTAGTCATGAGGAGACTCCTTGTGTATGAGAAGGGGAATTAGGACTGCTTGCCAAAGACCGGGTTGTGGACCTTGCCCAGGTTGATGTGCACAGCCTGCTGGTCGGTGTAGAAATCGATGGAGCGGTAGCCACCCTCGTGTCCGAGGCCGGAGGCCTTCACTCCGCCGAACGGGGTGCGCAAGTCACGCACGTTATTGGAATTGAGCCACACCATGCCGGCCTCCACGTTCTGCGCGAAGTTGTGGGCGCGCTGCAGGTTGGAGGTCCACACGTAGGCGGCCAGGCCGTACTTAGTGTTGTTGGCCAGCTCCAGGGCCTCTTCCTCGGTGTCAAACGGGGTGATGGCCACGACGGGGCCGAAGATCTCTTCCTGGAAGATGCGCGCGTCCGGCTTCACGTCCACGAAGACGGTGGGCTGGACGAAGTTGCCCTCGGGGAAGCCCTCGGGGCGCTCGCCGCCGGCAGCCAGGGTGGCCTCCTGCTTACCAATCTCGATGTAGGAGGTCACCTTCTCGTAGTGATCCGGGTGCACCAGGGCACCGACCTCGGTGGTCTCATCGGAAGGCAGACCAACCTTCACGCGCTTGGCCTGCGCGGCGTAGCGCTCCACGAACTCGTCGTAGATGCCACGCTGGACCAAGATACGGGAGCCGGCGGTGCAGCGCTCGCCGTTGAGCGAGAAGACGCCGAAGATGCAGGCGTCGATGGCGGTCTCCAGATCAGCGTCGTCGAACACGATAGCCGGGGACTTGCCACCGAGCTCCATGGACAGGCCCTTGAGGTGCGGCGCGGCGTTAGCGAAGATGATCTGGCCGGTGCGGGACTCACCGGTAAACGAAATCAGCGGCACGTCCGGGTGCTTGACCAGCGGATCGCCTGCGAAGCCCTCCTCGCCAAAGCCGTTGACCAGGTTGAACACGCCCTTCGGCAGACCGGCTTCCTCGAAAATACCGGCCCACAGCTGCGCGGTCAGCGGGGTGAACTCAGCGGGCTTGAGCACCACGGAGTTGCCGGTGGCAATGGCGGGAGCCAGCTTCCACGACTCCAGCATGAACGGGGTGTTCCACGGGGTGATGAGGCCAGCGACGCCGATCGGCTTGCGGTTCACGTAGTTGATCTGGCGGCCCGGAACCTTGAAGGCGTCGTCGGTCTGCGCGACGATGAGGTCGGCGAAGAAACGGAAATTCTCCGCGGCGCGCTTGGCCTGGCCTTTCGCCTGCGTGATAGGGAGGCCGGAGTCGAAGGACTCCCACTGCGCCAGGACGTCGTGACGCGACTCCACGGTGTCGGCAATCTTGTTGAGCACACGGGCGCGTTCCCGCGGCAGCATAGTGGACCAGGGGCCGTTCTCGAAGGCGTCCTTGGCGGCGGCCACGGCCTTGTCGATGTCCGCGGGCTTACCGGAGGCGGCCTGGATGTAGGTCTCGTTGGTGGTGGGATCCAGGACATCGAAGAACTCGCCGTCCTCGGACGGGACGAACTCGCCGTTGATGTAGTGCAGGATCTTTTCTGGCAGGTCGTGCGGCTTCATGAGGTTTCTCCTTCGTTGAGTTGTTCGCGGTAGCTTTCCGACGTCGTGAGTCGGTGTCGGCGTGCCATGGTCTCGATGTAGTCGACGTCGGCGCGCGCGGCAATGAGGTCGATGAGTTGTTGGTGTTCAGCCACCGATTCCACGGCCCGTCCGGGGACGTAGCGGAACGTGGAGACGCGGTGGTATTCCAGTTGCTCCCACTCCACGAGCAGCAGCTCTGTGAGGCGTTCGTTGGGGCACTGGCCGAACAACGTGTTGTGAAATTGCTTATTCAGTTCGGTGAATCGGACGGGGTCAAAGTCCTCGAGCAGGCCGGCCATCTCGCTATTGATAGTTCGCGCTGTCTCGAGGTCGTCGTGTTGCAGCAAGGGGGCGGACAGCGCCGTGGCCCGGCCCTCGAGCAGCGCCACGGTCTCCATCGCTTCGAAGTACGCGTGGCGGTTGTGCTCGGTCACCCGGGCGCCGACGTTGCGCTCAAAGGTGACGAGCCCCTCGGCCTCGAGTTGCCGGATGGCCTCGCGGACGGGAACCACGGACATTCCCAGCTCCTCGGCGATGTGCCCAAGGACCAGGCGGTGCCCGGGCTCGTACTCGCGGGTCCGGATGCGTTCCCGGGCCCATTCGTAGGCCTGCTGCGCTTTAGACGCTGTGATGGCTATTCACCTCCCTTCGTGCGTTCATACGCCTCCCGGTTCGCGCCGGTGGGCG
Proteins encoded in this region:
- a CDS encoding aldehyde dehydrogenase family protein — protein: MEELLSAITTGEGQEILNPATGEQVGFAPLKSVEDLNEAVRVAREKQPEWEARGEAERNDLLLKAADAVEASAEALAVLLSSEQGKPLNGPNARFEVGACAAWLRATVTFESPDYEVTGEDINAKVVYRPLGVVGAIGPWNWPMMITVWQIAPALRMGNTVVVKPSEYTPLSVLALIKVLNDVLPEGVLQVIPGDGAVGAALSGHEDVDKVMFTGSIATGKKIVESSAATLKRLTLELGGNDAGIVLDDVDPKAIAQDLFWGAFINTGQTCAAMKRMYVPASIYDEVCEALVEVAQASPMGVGLDENNVLGPLQNKAQFDIVDRLVKAAKDAGATVLLGGEPDYDAPGYFYPATLVANIDNDNPLVAEEQFGPALPIIKYENLDEAIEMANALEVGLGSSVWSADKDRAREVAARLRAGTTWINAHGAVDPRVPFGGIKDSGYGVEFGTEGLKGLAYPHAING
- a CDS encoding NAD-dependent succinate-semialdehyde dehydrogenase, which translates into the protein MTANITDVLAKVPTGLLIGNDWVDTDETFDVENPATGETLATLSSGGEKEALAALDAACAVQDEWARTSPRERSNILRRAFELVHERAEDFATLMTLEMGKPLAEARGEVTYGAEYLRWFSEEAVRDYGRSATVPEGTLRMVTRRKPVGPCLLITPWNFPLAMATRKVAPAVAAGCTMVLKPAKLTPLTAQYFAQTMLDAGLPKGVLNVVSGTSASAISSPLMADSRLRKVSFTGSTPVGKTLLKAAAENVLRTSMELGGNAPFIVFEDADLDQAVTGAMGAKMRNIGEACTAANRFIVHESVAEEFAQKFAQKIGELKLGNGMDETVTCGPLVEKSAQDNVAALVDDAVSKGATAIIGGAKGDGAGYFYQPTVLTGVPRDARVAQEEIFGPVAPILTFSTEEEALEIANDTEYGLASYVFTENSDRLYRLADGLEFGLMGFNAGVISNAAAPFGGVKQSGLGREGGAEGLDEYTTVQYIGVRDPYAEN
- a CDS encoding HpcH/HpaI aldolase family protein, producing the protein MPFPLSLPQTFTERLRADNPAIGMWVSSGSPVAAEIAASAGFHWVLIDAEHSPYSLETVTALLRATDAYDATRVVRLPVNDTVLIKQYLDLGAQNLMIPMVDSAEEAEQAVRAMHYPPRGVRGVGSALARSSRWNGVPDYLTTAAETVNLIVQIESAQAVENARDIVSVDGVDAVFIGPSDLAASMGFIGQQTHPDVLAAVDKAMRAAIDAGVPVGVNAFNQDQARAYLDQGAEFVLVGADVQLLASGARSLADTFLN
- the hpaH gene encoding 2-oxo-hept-4-ene-1,7-dioate hydratase gives rise to the protein MLDNEQRTAIADELARAEEERTMIPRLTARFPDMTVEDSYAVQAEWVKRGVEAGRRLVGRKIGLTSKVMQEATGITEPDYGAIFADQVYENGSVIDSSLFSNVRIEVELAFVLKDELAGPNVSIFDVLNATDYVVPALEILSSRVEMEGRTIVDTIADNAALGAMIYGGNPVKPDAVDLRWVSALLYRNETIEDTGVAAAVLNHPAMGVAWLANKLHAHGDALSPGDIILAGSFTKPMWVHPGDTVHADYGDLGAITCRFR
- the hpaD gene encoding 3,4-dihydroxyphenylacetate 2,3-dioxygenase codes for the protein MTTPDILRCAYMEIIVTDLATSREFYVDTLGLVVTAEDDEAIYLRTYEEFIHHNLVLRKGETPAVAAFAFRVRSPEDLDVAEEFYKARGCEVRRNKEGFVKGIGDSVRVMDPLGFPYEFFYEVEHQPRLAWSYDAHIPGALVRLDHFNQITPDVPTAVGYMEDLGFRVTEDIRDEEGTVYAAWMRRKPTVHDTAMTGGDGPRMHHIAFATHEKHNIIAICDKLGALRQSDAIERGPGRHGVSNAYYLYLRDPDGHRVEIYTQDYYTGDPDNPTVTWDVHDNQRRDWWGTPVVPSWYTDGSRVLDLDGNLVPLVSRTDASEMEQTIGADGFSYTVEGEEMPDWKKGEYKLGHQL
- the hpaE gene encoding 5-carboxymethyl-2-hydroxymuconate semialdehyde dehydrogenase; its protein translation is MKPHDLPEKILHYINGEFVPSEDGEFFDVLDPTTNETYIQAASGKPADIDKAVAAAKDAFENGPWSTMLPRERARVLNKIADTVESRHDVLAQWESFDSGLPITQAKGQAKRAAENFRFFADLIVAQTDDAFKVPGRQINYVNRKPIGVAGLITPWNTPFMLESWKLAPAIATGNSVVLKPAEFTPLTAQLWAGIFEEAGLPKGVFNLVNGFGEEGFAGDPLVKHPDVPLISFTGESRTGQIIFANAAPHLKGLSMELGGKSPAIVFDDADLETAIDACIFGVFSLNGERCTAGSRILVQRGIYDEFVERYAAQAKRVKVGLPSDETTEVGALVHPDHYEKVTSYIEIGKQEATLAAGGERPEGFPEGNFVQPTVFVDVKPDARIFQEEIFGPVVAITPFDTEEEALELANNTKYGLAAYVWTSNLQRAHNFAQNVEAGMVWLNSNNVRDLRTPFGGVKASGLGHEGGYRSIDFYTDQQAVHINLGKVHNPVFGKQS
- a CDS encoding GntR family transcriptional regulator, with the translated sequence MAITASKAQQAYEWARERIRTREYEPGHRLVLGHIAEELGMSVVPVREAIRQLEAEGLVTFERNVGARVTEHNRHAYFEAMETVALLEGRATALSAPLLQHDDLETARTINSEMAGLLEDFDPVRFTELNKQFHNTLFGQCPNERLTELLLVEWEQLEYHRVSTFRYVPGRAVESVAEHQQLIDLIAARADVDYIETMARRHRLTTSESYREQLNEGETS